The nucleotide sequence CTGAGTGCGGACAACAATCTGGCCGAACGGAGCCTTCGTCCGCTGGTGGTAGCGCGCAAGATCAGCGGGGGTACGCGGAGTAGCCGCGGTAGCAGGATCACGTTGGCCCTGGCCAGTCTCTTTGAGACGTGGAAAGCACGTGGGCTCAATCCCCTTACGCAGTGCTTCAGTATGCTTGCTCAAGGCCCTTAACCTCGAAGCTGAAATTTCTTACCTCAAATCTGAACAGTTACTCAACTGCGTAAATTTGCATTTCACGCCAAAATGTGTTAAGATTACTATTCGTGATTAATGTCGTAACGAGAAAGGAGGTGCGGCATGGTCTTAAGAAAGGACGAAAAGGAAGCCATCATCCAGGAATTCCACGTCCATCCAAGCGATACAGGATCGCCAGAAGTGCAGATAGCGCTGTTAACCAAGCGCATCAATGCCCTGACTGAGCATCTCAAGATCCACAAGCATGATGAGGCTTCCCGGCGCGGCTTGCTGAAGTTAGTAGGACAGCGCCGCCGACATCTAGCCTATCTGAGCCGCACAGATGCCAAGCGCTATAAAGAAATTGTAGCACGGCTGGATCTGCGTAAATAGCGATGTATGGCCAGTACGCTGTAGAGATATAAAGGGATGGACGAGTAGATGGGCGGTTTTCATCTACTCGTTTCCTTACTAGGTCGTATACAGGGATATGCTGGCATTGATTGGAGATCAGGAACGGGTGGTCCAGGAATTGGGGAGTGCTTCGCATGAACGGGTAAAAACTCTGCTGTTATGATTCGCCACCATGCGGCGCAGTCCCCAGTCCCTGACTGCCCGTCTGATCTCGGAAATATGAAATAAGAAAAGGTAGGATCGAAAAATGAATAATGTAAAAAGCTTTCAAGCGAAGCTAGGCAATTCAACAGTCATTGTGGAGACGGGCAAACTAGCAGGACAGGCCAATGGAGCAGTGACGGTGCGCTGTGGTGATACGGTGATCTTGGCCACAGCTACTGCAGCGCAAACGCCACTGGAAGGTGCCACATTTCTACCCCTGACTGTGGATTACGAGGAGCGGCTATATGCTGCTGGCAAAATCCCTGGTGGTTTCTTCAAACGTGAGGGACGACCGTCCGAAGCGGCCATTCTGCTCTGCCGGCTGGTGGACAGACCACTGCGTCCGCTCTTCCCTAAAGGACTGCACAACGAAGTCCAAGTTATTGTAACAGCCCTTTCCGCAGACCAAGAGCACTATCTGGATATCCTGTCCATCATTGGTGCCTCGGCAGCTCTGACTATCTCGGACATCCCATTTGATGGGCCATTGGGTGCAATCCGCATGGGCTATACCGATGGGAAATTGTTGTTCAATCCGACCGCTTCTGAAATGCAGCACAGCCTTCTGGACTTGCGCTTGGCTGGAACTGCAGATGCGATCATCATGGTCGAGGCTGGAGCCAATGAGGTACCCGAAGACATTCTGCTACAGGCAATGCAGGAAGGGCACCAGGCATTCCAAGACGTCATCCGCATGCAGGAAGAAATGCGCCAGGCCGTTGGCAAGCCTAAGAAGGAATACCCGCTATCCCAGGTGAATCAAGAGCTTGCCCGTATTGTCCAGGAGCGTCTCGCTGACCGTCCAATGCAAGCGTTGGAGCAGGCACAGAACAAGGAGGAGCGCAACAAGGCTCTTGACCAACTGCGTGCCGAATTGCTCCAAGAGCTGGGTGAAACCTATCCCCAGTTGGAAATTCTGACGGCGTTTGAGGATTATCTGAAAAGCGTGGTCCGTGCGGCGGTGCTTGAGCGTGGCTATCGCCCGGATGGCCGCAGCTTGAAGGATATCCGTCCCATCTACTGCGAGGTAGGATTATTGCCACGCACACATGGCTCTGGACTGTTCACTCGCGGTGAGACTCAAGTGCTGACGATTGCCACCTTGGGCACAGTGAGCGATGAACAGATCATTGACAGCCTGGATGCTACCGAGGAAACAAAGCGCTACATCCACCATTATAATTTTCCTCCTTACAGCACCGGGGAAACAGCAAGGCTCCGTCCACCTGGCCGAAGGGAGATCGGACACGGTGCACTGGCAGAGAGAGCTCTGCTGCCCATGATCCCTCCCGAAGAAGAATTCCCCTACACCATCCGCCTGGTATCGGAGGTGCTTTCGTCCAACGGTTCCACCTCGATGGCCAGCGTATGTGCTAGCACATTGGCTTTGATGGATGCGGGTGTGCCCATCAAGGAACCAGTTGCCGGCATTGCGATGGGGTTGATCAAAGAGGGAGAGCGTCATGCCATACTGACGGATATCCTAGGGATGGAAGACGCTCTGGGCGACATGGACTTTAAAGTAGCAGGCACAGCCAAAGGCATCACTGCCCTACAAATGGACCTCAAGGTCAGAGGAATCAATGCCGAGATCATATGCTCTGCCTTGGATCAAGCCAAGGAAGCACGGCTCTTCGTTTTGGATAAGATGCTCGCTGTGATTCAAAAAGCACGACCAGATTTGTCGCCCTATGCTCCACGCATCACGCTGATCAAAATTGATCCAGAGAAGATCGGAGCAGTGATTGGCCCTGGAGGCAAGACTATCCGCCACATCATCGAAGAGACAGGAGCGAAGATTGATGTAGAGGATGATGGCACAGTCTATATTGCCTCCACCGATAAGGCGAGCAGTGAAAAAGCGGTAGCCATGATCCAAGCCTTGACCGAAAAACCGGAAATTGGCAAAATTTACGTGGGCAAAGTAGTGCGCATCACGGACTTTGGAGCTTTCGTCGAAATCCTGCCCGGTACCGATGGGCTGGTGCATATCTCGCAACTGGCTGACTACCGAGTGGCAAAAGTCGAGGATGTGGTCAAGGTTGGCGATGAGATCATGGTCATGATCATAGACATTGATCAAGAAGGGAAGATCAAACTTTCGCGGCAGGCTGTCCTGGAAGGTTGGACAGCGGAAGAAGCCCGTGAGCGTGACCGCAAAACAAGAGGCGGTCATCGTGGCCCCACACCTACTCCCCGCCGTCCCAATAGGAGTATCCAAAGGCAACGCAGCCAACGATAATTCTGGAGGATTTGCTAGATGAGTGAGCATCCCGCTTCAACGCCACCAGAGCACACTCCCGAGCCCTTGCAACGCATTATCCTACGCTGGATTCGAGAGACACTGGAGACCATACTGCCAGCTCTGCTCATCGTTTTGGTGGTCAACTTGTTCCTGGCTCAGGCCACCCGGGTGGAGGGACAGAGCATGGAACCCAACTTGCATAACAACCAAAGATTGATCATCGAAAAAGTCTCTTATCATTTCCATCCCCCACGTCGTGGAGACATCGTCGTGATCAAATTTCCAAACAGGCACTCGGACCCGCTGATCAAGCGCGTTGTCGGTCTGCCTGGAGAAACGATCGAGATCAGAGACGGCCATGTTTATATCAATGGCCAGATCTTAGTAGAACCCTACCTGGATCAGCCGACCCTGGGCAATGTGGCACCACATGTCATTGCGCCAGGGCACGTCTTTGTCCTTGGTGACAACCGTAGTGCCAGCAACGATTCGCGCAGCTTCGGTGAAGTGAATATATCCTATGTTGTTGGGCGCGCCTGGTTCCGTTACTGGCCGTTGGATGAAATAGGCTTTCTGCGTTGAACAGAGCAAACCGCCAGAGTGGCTGCCGAAAAAGACTCTGGCGGTTTTTGTTTCGCTATACACTTCACATCTTTGTATTGACAAGGCATTAAGCATAATCATGTGGTGCAAGATCTATGCTTCAGAGGAGAGGCCAGTATGGGGCGAACGGTACTGCTGAGCGGACAACCAGGTGTGGGCAAGACCACGCTGATCAAACAAGCAACCGCGGTGCTTCCAGGGCATTGGGGCGGGTTCTACACGCAGGAAATCCGAGGTCCCAAGTCCCGGCTGGGTTTCGAAATTGTCACCCTAGATGGGCAGCAAGCACTTCTGGCCCACGTGAATAAGCCTGGCTCTCCGCGGGTCGGCAAATATGGCGTGTATGTGGAAAATGTGGACAAGGTAGCCGTGCCCGTACTGTACCGTGCGGTAGCAGAAGCAGATTATGTGGTGATTGATGAGATAGGCAAGATGGAATTGCTATCTCAAAAGTTCCGCACCGCAGTACTCTATGCCGTGCAGAGCCCAAAAACAGTGTTAGGTACCGTAATATGGCAGCAACATCCATGGGCCGATGCTTTGAAGAACCTGCCAGGAGTATTCGTGGTCACCGTTACTCTGTCCAACCGACAGCAACTCTTAAATCAAATTCTTTCTTTGCTCACAGGCTAGTTTATTTGACAATGATACATTGTTATGGTATGATAATACCGTAACTCTCATTGGGAGATCGCTGGTTGAGAAAGGAGCGCGCATGAAGAAAAGGATAATGGTAGCTTGTAGCGCCTGTGTCCTGTTGGCGGTCTTGATGTCCACTGGTTGCACGCGCGCCAAACCAGAGGTGTCCACTCCTACTCCTATCGCAGGGCAGGCCATGGTCATAACTCCCACTGCTTCTGCCATGCCCACGCAGGTATGGACGCCTCAGCCTCCTCCCACGACTATTTCCTTGCCACCCGGGCCAACCGTAGTCAGTGCAGCCGAAGCTTCCCCGACTCCGCTTCCTACAGCCATTCCGACCGTGTTCCCTACTGCTACAACCGTACCCGGCCAATTCGAATATACTGTGCAATGGGGAGATACCTTGTACTCCCTGGCTCGCCGTTTCAATACTACGGTGGATGCTCTCATGGCGCTCAATGGCTTGCAGAATCCGAATCTCATCCGAGTAGGCCAGGTGCTGAAAATAGTGGGGACACCTCCAAGTCCAGGTACGACCACAGAATATATTGTCCAACCCGGCGATACCTTGTTCTCCATTGCACGGCGATACAACACCACAGTAGAAGCGATTAGCCGCGCCAATGGCATTGTCAACCCTTGGTATATCCGCGTTGGACAGAAGCTGGTTATCCCACAGAGCAGTACACCCGCTACTCCTTCTACGGGGTCTACTTACGTGGTGCAGCCCGGGGACACCCTATATGGCATTGCTGCACGCTTTGGCAAAAATGTCTGGGACATCATTGCAGCGAACAACCTATCGGATCCCTACTGGATCTGGGTTGGACAGGTTTTGACCATACCCTGACTTGACAGTGAGCCAATTCGCGGGAAGGAATTGAACCTTTTGAGCAACTCCTTTGTATATATAATGGGTGCTCAAGCTGGGGATATAGCCGATGCATGAGCCGATAACTGAAGACGCAGAACTCGTCTCGCGCATTCGCTGTGGCAATTTGGATGTTTTTGAAGCATTGTATCACAAGTACAAGCGGCCACTTTATCAAACAGCACTAGCAATCACGGGCGATCAGGGCGCAGCGGAAGAGATTCTGCAAGATTGTTTCGTGCGGGCTTATATGGCTTTGGAGAGAGTGGATGTTTCGACCTCGCTTTCTCCCTGGTTGCATCGTATCGTGATCAATTTGAGCGCCAATTGGATAAACCGCAATCGGCCATTGCCATTGAACGAATGGATTGATCGCCTTATCGCTGGCCCAGTTGCTTCTCCTGAGCATATCATGGAGACATTTGAACTGCGCCAAGTCGTGCGCGAAGCGATTGCTACGCTGAGCTTTACCCATCGCGCGATCATTGTGCTCTTTTATTTACAGGGTTTCAGTTTGTCCGAGATTGCGTATATTTTCGATTGTCCGGTCGGCACGGTCAAGTCCCGTTTGCACTATGCATGCAAAGCCTTGCGCAAGAAACTGCGTGAGGATAGACGCCTGGCAGGGGAGCTGGTCTATGGAACGTCCTAGCAATATAGGGGACAGCGGCGACGGAGCATCCGCCAAGGATGACCTTGGTGAACTGATCCGATGGAGCTTCGAGGGTTCGCTTTTGGTGGCAGAGCCTCCGGCGGATGTGTGGCCTAAGATCTTGGCACAAGTGAGGGAGATCAATGCTCCCAGCACTGTTCAACGCCAAAGGAGGCGATCCATATCACCTCTGACATCTTTTATACAGGCCGTTGTAATTTCCGCGCTTCTGTTGGCCTTCGGGTTAGAGATCGAACGCAACACACACTTGGCTCGAAGCCCTCATGTAATGAGTGTAACACCGACTACCCATAGGTTGAGCGTTCTGCAAGAAACCTATCAGGATATGCTGCGGGGGCACATGCTCCTGCAGAAGGAAAAGGAGCAACCCGTCCGCAGTGACCATGCAGAAGACTTTAACGAAATGCAGAAACCTCGGGAAGCTGTGCAGCGCCCAGCTTATGACAAGTAATGCAATGAGAAAGGAGGTGGGATAGCGAGGCTATTTGACAATTCGTGACCCATTTTCTGTATACACAAGTTTATTCCACTTTGAGGAGGAAAAAGAGAGATGTTTCGAAAAAGATTTGCTGTGATGGTAACGCTGTTGCTCGCTCTGGCCATGGTGCTTAGCTCCTGCAAGCCGGCGGTGAAACTGGCTAAGGAGATCAATTTGAACCATGGTACCGAGCCGCCTACTTTGGACCCGAACCTGGCCACGGATACCACTTCCGTGCAATGCGATTTCCTTTTGTTCATGGGGTTGACCAGACTTGACATCGAGACCGTCGAGCCCAAGCCGTGGCTAGCTACGGAGTGGTCGGTATCCCCGGATGGGCTGGTCTGGACCTTCAAGATGCGCAAGGATGTCTACTGGGTGCGTTGGGATCCAGCCACACAGAAGGCGGAGAAGAAGCGCCCTGTCACGGCACACGACATCGTATATAGCGTCAGGCGCGCTGCTAACCCAGAGACAGCCTCCGACTATGCTTACGTGGACTATATCATCAAGGGCGTTGAGGCTGTGAACACCGGTGAGAGCACAGACCTGGAGTCCATCGGCGTGCGAGCAGTGGACGATTATACCGTGGAGTTCACCTTGACCCAGCCTGCTGGCTACTTTGCCGCGATCGCTGGCATGTGGACCAACTATCCCGTGCCGAAGGAATCCATCGAAGCGTACGGCGACAAGTGGACCGAACCAGGGAATATCTGGACTTGTGGCCCCTACGTCTTGGATGTATGGGAACATGAGAACAGGATGGTTATGAAGAAGAACCCCTTCTGGTTCGACGCCAAGAATGTCAGCATCGAGCAAATCAACTGGGTCATGGTCACAGATGCTTCGACGGCGTTCGCCATGTACGAAAACGGCGAATTGGATGTGGAGGCTGTGCCACTGGCTGATATGGACCGCGTGAAGGCTGATCCGGTGCTGAGCAAAGAGCTGTACATCGCCCCCGTGCTGTGCACCTACTACTATGGCTTCAACACCACCAAGCCACCATTCGACAATCCTAAGGTCCGCCAAGCCTTCTCCTATGCTATGGACCGCCAGAAATTGATTGACACGGTGTTGAAGGGCGAGCAGAAGCCTGCCAAGACCTTTGCCTGCCCCGGCATCTTTGGCTCGCCAGCCGAGGATCCAAAGTTCGAGGGCATCACCTTCAATCCGGACAAGGCGCGGGCACTGCTGGCCGAAGCCGGCTATCCAGATGGCAAGGGTCTGCCGGACATCACGCTCATGTTTAATACCAGCGCCGGCCACCAGAAGATCGCTGAGTTCTTCCAGGCGAATTGGAAGGAGGTCCTGGGTGTCGAGGTCAAGCTGGCCAACCAGGAGTGGAAAGTCTACCTGGCAACACTACACGAGGATCCACCACAGATTTGGCGCCTTGGCTGGTGCGCAGACTATCCCGATGAGAACAACTGGGTGCTGGAGGTCTTCCACCCGACCAAGGGCGCGAATAATCCTAAGTGGTCCGGCCCTGATGCGGATGAGTTTGCCAGGTTGACCGAGCAGGCCGCAGCGGAAAGCGATCCGAAGAAACGCGCCGAACTGTACTTCCAGGCCGAGAAGATCTTGTGCGTGGATTCAGCGGTTATTGCTCCGATTTACTACTACACCCGCGTCACCTGCACCAAACCATATGTGGAGCGCACATTTGGCAAGCAGGGTGGGTTGGAAGAAATCTTCTACTGGAAGGTAAAAGCGCACTAAAAACGGTCCGATTGTGAGGAGCAGAGATGCTACCAACCAATGCACCTCTGTCTCTGATCACTTGGATTAGCCTTCGGAAGCGAAGCCACGTAGCGATATCGCTACGTGGCTTCTTTACTTGATCGCTATAAAGCAATTATTGCCCTTAAATCTAGCAGAGGCAGTTCCCATGCCACTGAGCAAGAGGCATGGTAGCTCCACCCTTTCGCTTTGAGCCAGTTTGAGGGATGGAGAAGTAAGGCTTTCACTATTGGCAGGGGATCTTCGGATTGGCGTAGCAATAGCGACATCCATTGGGACAGCGCATTAGGTAGGAGCCAATATCCACGCTCGGCGTGCAGCCACAGTCCGGACGTTGGCCAGCATCCTTGCCCATAGGTGCTGGCAATCGGTATGGATGCAGGATGGAAAGCAGCTCGCCATCTATGCAGCGGGATGGTAATGCTTCTGCGAGACAGAGATCGCTCTGGCTACAAGCATAGAGCGTCAAACTAAGCGAATGGGCCAAAGCAACTAGTTGTTGCGTGATCTCCAGGCGTTGCGCAGGCGTAGGGTCATACCACCGCCACCCTCTGCGTTTACGCACTTTACTGTAGAGTGTGGCAAAGGATATGCGTACCGCTGTGATGCCTATCTTGCTGACTGCGCGCAGGATGGGTTCGGCAAAGGGAAGATTGCTTTTGACTTCCTGTCCTTCATACCAATGCACAATAGGGTCATAGCGCACGGTGACACGGCGGGGATCTCCAGTCAATTCAATCAACTCAGGCAACTGTGCTATCACTTCCTGCCAGGGTGCGATGCCCGGCTCCAATGCCGAACCCCCTAGCCCGGTGATGGTCAGATGACAAAATATTTGGTCATAGCGTGCCAGGGCTTCCCTAACGCCGCCCATATTGCGCAAAAGCGGGCGAAAATCTTTCGACCACAAAACCAGCGTATGCACATCTTCAGGCAGCAAAGAAACGCGCCTTACACGCGCATTGTATGGCTGTGGCACGTCCACAAACCCTTGACGCACTACTTCCGCTAGCCAACGCGCGTAGTACAAAGGGATATCTGTGCGTCGCGAAGCTGAGATAACCTGCCTCATCTGTCTCATGCCCCTTGGGAATTATAGCAGCGCATTGAGATGGTTGAAAAAGACCTTTGCCATACAGAGACAAAGCCGAAGCACCTTAACAGTATGGAGCGAGGGTTTCCTCACTGCCCCGGCGCTCTGCTCGGAATGAAAGGACCAGAAACTGGCAGGGATGTCCCAACTTGTGTCCGAAGTTCTGATGCGCTGAATTGACAGAGCAGCAAGAAAGGTTACAATATGCCTTATCGTTGCGAGTATGGATTCCGGTAAGCTCTAGCGATCCCAAAAGCGCCTTAGTTGGCTCTACGAGCAAGGATCAATTTCATATAGGCTGCATATGGCACGCGAACGAAACGCAACCAATCCCATCCTAGTGATTGGCGTTGCTGGAGGCACTGCTTCTGGCAAGACAACGGTGGTCCAAGCTATTCTCGACCGTGTAGGTCGCGAGCGGATCGCACATATCCAGCACGATTCCTATTACAAGGACCTCAGTCATCTGCCGCTCGAAGAACGCCGGCAATTCAACTTTGACCATCCCGATGCTTTGGATACACCATTGCTAATCCAGCACTTGAAGGAACTGCGTCAGGGGCACTCTATTGAAGTTCCTGAATACGACTTTGCCACCTATTGTCGCCTTCCCCAGACGCGCCTTGTCCATCCGTGTCCTGTTGTGATTGTAGAGGGCATTCTCATCCTGACCGAGCCAGCGCTGCGTGAGTTGATTGACCTCAAAATCTATGTAGATACAGATGCAGATTTGCGCTTGATACGCCGCATCAAACGGGATATCGCTGAGCGCGGCCGCACCATCGAATCGGTCATCGAACAATACCTAGCGACGGTGCGTCCGATGCATCTGGAATTCGTGGAGCCTTCCAAACGCTATGCGGATGTCATTATTCCTCTTGGTGGACACAACGTGGCCGCACTGGAGTTAGTTACTGCCAGAATCTTGTCCATGTTGGATGAAGTAGAGCAAGGAAAGAGCTGATGCTCTCCCAGGCTGCTGCGTCCCAAGCGTTTGGGTCATTCGTGCTCTTGTGCATCTTTTCTATACATCACCCTAAGGAGGGTACATGCCTGCTTTGCAGACTGCAAACCTGATTCTATGGAGTGCTGCTGCTATGCTCGTGCCCGTTGGTCTGGCATTCCTAGCCATTGGCGCAGCCCACGAGGAACGCGCCGAAGAGGTGGCAACAACAGCACTCCTGGCCCTGGCGACGGCCGCAATTGGTTATCTGGTTTGTGGCTTTGCTTTCCAGTTTGGTGGCGTAGCTTTCGTCTCTGGCATGCCGGGGCTGCAAAGCTTGACCGCTGAATGGTCGCCATTGGATGTAGCCTGGGGGCCAGGCTGGGGTGTGATTGGTCTGCGCGGATTTTTCCTTAGCGCTGAGGCCTATAATGCCGATGTGTACCTGCTTTTCTTCTCGCATCTCGCTGCGGTGACCACGGCCGTACTAGTGACGTTATTGGCACTTTGCCACCACGTAAAGCGCATCTATCTGCTTGCAATCGGTTTGCTGGTTTCAGGTTTGATTTACCCATTGGTTGGCAACTGGGTGTGGGGCGGAGGATGGCTAGCTAACCTAGGGTTGAACCTCGGTCTAGGTCATGGCTTTGTGGAAGTGGCTGGCGCAGGGACCACGTTCTTGTTAGGAGCGCTCGTGGCGCTGAGCGTTTTTCTCCTTATCAGGCCGCGTCGCGTTGCGGAGATAGGCCCAGCTAGATTGCCCCCAATCCATTTCCCCTTGCTGATGGTGCTAGGTGCATTGTTGGCTGTGGCAGGCTGGCCCGGATTGGTGCTGTCCAATCCATTGATCTGTGAACAAGTTACCGCACCAGTCATCATGGTGAACTTACTGCTCGGTGCTGCAGGTGCTGCCCTGTTCGTTTCCCTGTACTCTTGGTTTGTCACAGATAAACCAGATGCCCTAGCGATAGGACGGGGCACGGTGGCAGGTCTCATCGCAGTAAGTGCGGCCTGCGCTTTTATTCCAGCCTGGGCTGCCCTTTTGACTGGCATGGCGAGCGGGCTTTTGTTCTTGCTGGGCTTGTATGTCATCGAACATTGGTTACGGCTGGATGACCCTAGTGGGACGATAGCGACTTTTGGGTTGCCCGCTATTTGGGGTGTCCTCGCTGTAGCTATATTTGCCGATGGACGTTGGGGTGCGGGTTGGAATGGCGTAGGAGTAGGTGAGTATCTGGGTATACCCGGCCAAGGCATCTCAGGGTTGCTATTGGCCAGCGGTTACCAAGTTGCAGGAAAGGCTCAGCTATATGCTCAACTGACCGGCTTGGGTGCGCTCCTCGTTGCGGCGCTGCTTTTACCCTGGATGATTTGGAAAACGGCGCTTTGGATCCATGCATTGGGTCAACGGGTCACCGCTGTGCAAGTGACAACGCCAGCCAGTATCGTTGCCGAGGAAGAAATGGCCAGTGCATCATCCACGGCTATTCCGCCACTTTCTGATGTACCTGCCGAGGAGCAGCCGTCTCCTGTGGAAAAGATGCAGCGAGTCAATGACGTTCCTGAAGCAGGCGGATTACTTCCTCATCCGAAGTCTGATCAAAGACCGCATAGAAAGCACCAACAGCCCAGAAAATCTCCGGAGTGTACAGGCAAATAACCTGGT is from Chloroflexota bacterium and encodes:
- a CDS encoding DUF1848 family protein; the encoded protein is MRQMRQVISASRRTDIPLYYARWLAEVVRQGFVDVPQPYNARVRRVSLLPEDVHTLVLWSKDFRPLLRNMGGVREALARYDQIFCHLTITGLGGSALEPGIAPWQEVIAQLPELIELTGDPRRVTVRYDPIVHWYEGQEVKSNLPFAEPILRAVSKIGITAVRISFATLYSKVRKRRGWRWYDPTPAQRLEITQQLVALAHSLSLTLYACSQSDLCLAEALPSRCIDGELLSILHPYRLPAPMGKDAGQRPDCGCTPSVDIGSYLMRCPNGCRYCYANPKIPCQ
- a CDS encoding peptide ABC transporter substrate-binding protein, yielding MFRKRFAVMVTLLLALAMVLSSCKPAVKLAKEINLNHGTEPPTLDPNLATDTTSVQCDFLLFMGLTRLDIETVEPKPWLATEWSVSPDGLVWTFKMRKDVYWVRWDPATQKAEKKRPVTAHDIVYSVRRAANPETASDYAYVDYIIKGVEAVNTGESTDLESIGVRAVDDYTVEFTLTQPAGYFAAIAGMWTNYPVPKESIEAYGDKWTEPGNIWTCGPYVLDVWEHENRMVMKKNPFWFDAKNVSIEQINWVMVTDASTAFAMYENGELDVEAVPLADMDRVKADPVLSKELYIAPVLCTYYYGFNTTKPPFDNPKVRQAFSYAMDRQKLIDTVLKGEQKPAKTFACPGIFGSPAEDPKFEGITFNPDKARALLAEAGYPDGKGLPDITLMFNTSAGHQKIAEFFQANWKEVLGVEVKLANQEWKVYLATLHEDPPQIWRLGWCADYPDENNWVLEVFHPTKGANNPKWSGPDADEFARLTEQAAAESDPKKRAELYFQAEKILCVDSAVIAPIYYYTRVTCTKPYVERTFGKQGGLEEIFYWKVKAH
- the lepB gene encoding signal peptidase I, producing the protein MSEHPASTPPEHTPEPLQRIILRWIRETLETILPALLIVLVVNLFLAQATRVEGQSMEPNLHNNQRLIIEKVSYHFHPPRRGDIVVIKFPNRHSDPLIKRVVGLPGETIEIRDGHVYINGQILVEPYLDQPTLGNVAPHVIAPGHVFVLGDNRSASNDSRSFGEVNISYVVGRAWFRYWPLDEIGFLR
- the rpsO gene encoding 30S ribosomal protein S15; translation: MVLRKDEKEAIIQEFHVHPSDTGSPEVQIALLTKRINALTEHLKIHKHDEASRRGLLKLVGQRRRHLAYLSRTDAKRYKEIVARLDLRK
- the udk gene encoding uridine kinase; its protein translation is MARERNATNPILVIGVAGGTASGKTTVVQAILDRVGRERIAHIQHDSYYKDLSHLPLEERRQFNFDHPDALDTPLLIQHLKELRQGHSIEVPEYDFATYCRLPQTRLVHPCPVVIVEGILILTEPALRELIDLKIYVDTDADLRLIRRIKRDIAERGRTIESVIEQYLATVRPMHLEFVEPSKRYADVIIPLGGHNVAALELVTARILSMLDEVEQGKS
- a CDS encoding NTPase; amino-acid sequence: MGRTVLLSGQPGVGKTTLIKQATAVLPGHWGGFYTQEIRGPKSRLGFEIVTLDGQQALLAHVNKPGSPRVGKYGVYVENVDKVAVPVLYRAVAEADYVVIDEIGKMELLSQKFRTAVLYAVQSPKTVLGTVIWQQHPWADALKNLPGVFVVTVTLSNRQQLLNQILSLLTG
- a CDS encoding polyribonucleotide nucleotidyltransferase, with product MNNVKSFQAKLGNSTVIVETGKLAGQANGAVTVRCGDTVILATATAAQTPLEGATFLPLTVDYEERLYAAGKIPGGFFKREGRPSEAAILLCRLVDRPLRPLFPKGLHNEVQVIVTALSADQEHYLDILSIIGASAALTISDIPFDGPLGAIRMGYTDGKLLFNPTASEMQHSLLDLRLAGTADAIIMVEAGANEVPEDILLQAMQEGHQAFQDVIRMQEEMRQAVGKPKKEYPLSQVNQELARIVQERLADRPMQALEQAQNKEERNKALDQLRAELLQELGETYPQLEILTAFEDYLKSVVRAAVLERGYRPDGRSLKDIRPIYCEVGLLPRTHGSGLFTRGETQVLTIATLGTVSDEQIIDSLDATEETKRYIHHYNFPPYSTGETARLRPPGRREIGHGALAERALLPMIPPEEEFPYTIRLVSEVLSSNGSTSMASVCASTLALMDAGVPIKEPVAGIAMGLIKEGERHAILTDILGMEDALGDMDFKVAGTAKGITALQMDLKVRGINAEIICSALDQAKEARLFVLDKMLAVIQKARPDLSPYAPRITLIKIDPEKIGAVIGPGGKTIRHIIEETGAKIDVEDDGTVYIASTDKASSEKAVAMIQALTEKPEIGKIYVGKVVRITDFGAFVEILPGTDGLVHISQLADYRVAKVEDVVKVGDEIMVMIIDIDQEGKIKLSRQAVLEGWTAEEARERDRKTRGGHRGPTPTPRRPNRSIQRQRSQR
- a CDS encoding sigma-70 family RNA polymerase sigma factor; this translates as MHEPITEDAELVSRIRCGNLDVFEALYHKYKRPLYQTALAITGDQGAAEEILQDCFVRAYMALERVDVSTSLSPWLHRIVINLSANWINRNRPLPLNEWIDRLIAGPVASPEHIMETFELRQVVREAIATLSFTHRAIIVLFYLQGFSLSEIAYIFDCPVGTVKSRLHYACKALRKKLREDRRLAGELVYGTS
- a CDS encoding LysM peptidoglycan-binding domain-containing protein, with amino-acid sequence MKKRIMVACSACVLLAVLMSTGCTRAKPEVSTPTPIAGQAMVITPTASAMPTQVWTPQPPPTTISLPPGPTVVSAAEASPTPLPTAIPTVFPTATTVPGQFEYTVQWGDTLYSLARRFNTTVDALMALNGLQNPNLIRVGQVLKIVGTPPSPGTTTEYIVQPGDTLFSIARRYNTTVEAISRANGIVNPWYIRVGQKLVIPQSSTPATPSTGSTYVVQPGDTLYGIAARFGKNVWDIIAANNLSDPYWIWVGQVLTIP
- a CDS encoding transposase, giving the protein LSADNNLAERSLRPLVVARKISGGTRSSRGSRITLALASLFETWKARGLNPLTQCFSMLAQGP